Proteins found in one Candidatus Polarisedimenticolia bacterium genomic segment:
- a CDS encoding CpsB/CapC family capsule biosynthesis tyrosine phosphatase — translation MIDLHNHLLPGIDDGAKKVEETLEFLRIARRDGVRVVVATPHMKPGVYDNERDTILQRVAMVREAARGDEAQGVELLPGAEVYFTADLAARARAGALMTVGDRGRYLLLELPYQQSPMHVDDTIFQLRLLRITPLMAHPERVAYYLEDIDRVAASVRLGALTQVTACSLTGKFGDKARVFALAMLGRNLVHVLATDSHDVRYRPPVLSEGFRAAAAVLGETRARRLVQDIPQAILDGQDVEVEEAVAPPRRGMMARLGSLFARRRP, via the coding sequence GTGATCGATCTGCACAATCACCTGCTCCCCGGGATCGACGACGGGGCGAAGAAGGTCGAGGAGACGCTGGAATTCCTCCGGATCGCGCGGCGGGACGGGGTCCGCGTGGTCGTCGCCACGCCGCACATGAAGCCGGGGGTCTACGACAACGAGCGCGACACGATTCTGCAGAGAGTGGCCATGGTGCGCGAGGCCGCCCGGGGGGACGAGGCACAAGGCGTGGAGCTCCTGCCCGGCGCCGAGGTGTACTTCACCGCCGATCTGGCCGCCCGCGCCAGGGCCGGCGCCCTGATGACCGTGGGGGATCGCGGCCGATACCTGCTTCTGGAGCTGCCGTACCAGCAGAGTCCGATGCACGTCGACGACACCATCTTCCAGCTGCGTCTCCTGCGCATCACCCCCCTGATGGCGCATCCCGAACGCGTGGCCTATTATCTCGAGGACATCGACCGGGTTGCCGCCTCCGTCCGTCTCGGAGCGCTCACGCAGGTGACCGCGTGCTCTCTCACCGGAAAGTTCGGCGACAAGGCGCGCGTCTTCGCGCTCGCCATGCTGGGGCGCAACCTGGTTCATGTCCTCGCCACCGACAGCCACGACGTGCGTTACCGCCCTCCCGTCCTGTCGGAGGGCTTCCGGGCGGCCGCCGCCGTCCTCGGCGAGACCCGCGCGCGCCGCCTGGTGCAGGACATCCCCCAGGCCATCCTCGACGGCCAGGACGTCGAAGTCGAGGAGGCGGTGGCGCCGCCGCGGCGCGGCATGATGGCCCGCCTGGGATCTCTCTTCGCCCGGCGGCGCCCCTAG
- a CDS encoding NAD(P)H-dependent glycerol-3-phosphate dehydrogenase — MKAAAVLGAGSWGTALALHLARTGTSTRLWARDGAAADRLQRERQNGEYLPGHHFPEGLRVTGRLDEALAGAGLVIFVVPAQWSRPVYLDAAPHLEAAADLVIASKGIEQQSLLLLSDVLGQAAGEAAGRRAAVLSGPSFAAEVARGDPTAVVLAGTDPRAAERVQAVLSQANLRVYRNADRVGVELAGALKNVVAIATGISEGQGFGSNTRAALITRGMAEMSRLGTRLGGRPETFAGLAGAGDLILTCTGTLSRNRSVGLEVGRGRRLEDVLAGMRMVAEGVATTRAAVALARRAGVDMPIAEQVHAVLFEGRDARDAVTGLLARPLKEEA, encoded by the coding sequence GTGAAGGCCGCCGCCGTCCTGGGAGCGGGCTCGTGGGGAACGGCCTTGGCGCTCCACCTGGCGCGGACCGGTACTTCTACGCGCCTGTGGGCCCGGGACGGGGCCGCCGCGGATCGGCTGCAGAGGGAGCGCCAGAACGGAGAGTACCTGCCAGGGCACCATTTCCCCGAGGGGCTCAGGGTGACCGGCCGTCTCGACGAGGCGCTGGCCGGGGCGGGGCTCGTGATCTTCGTGGTGCCGGCGCAGTGGAGCCGGCCGGTCTACCTGGACGCCGCGCCCCACCTGGAGGCGGCGGCCGACCTGGTGATCGCCTCGAAGGGGATCGAGCAGCAGAGCCTGCTCCTGCTTTCGGACGTGCTGGGCCAGGCGGCCGGCGAGGCGGCGGGCCGGCGGGCCGCGGTCCTTTCCGGGCCGAGCTTCGCCGCGGAGGTCGCGCGCGGCGACCCGACCGCCGTCGTCCTCGCCGGGACGGACCCGCGGGCGGCGGAGCGGGTGCAGGCCGTCCTGTCCCAGGCCAACCTGAGGGTCTACAGGAACGCCGACCGCGTGGGTGTCGAGCTGGCCGGCGCCCTGAAAAACGTGGTCGCCATCGCCACCGGCATCTCCGAAGGCCAGGGATTCGGGTCGAACACGCGCGCCGCCCTGATCACCCGCGGCATGGCCGAAATGTCCCGCCTGGGGACGCGCCTGGGAGGGCGGCCCGAGACGTTCGCCGGTCTCGCCGGCGCGGGGGACCTGATCCTGACCTGCACCGGCACGCTGAGCCGCAATCGTTCCGTGGGGCTCGAGGTCGGGCGGGGGCGCCGGCTGGAGGACGTCCTGGCCGGCATGCGCATGGTGGCCGAGGGGGTCGCGACGACGCGCGCGGCGGTGGCGCTCGCGCGGCGCGCTGGCGTCGACATGCCGATTGCCGAGCAGGTGCACGCCGTCCTCTTCGAGGGCCGGGACGCGCGTGACGCCGTGACCGGACTCCTGGCGCGGCCGCTCAAGGAGGAAGCGTGA
- the plsY gene encoding glycerol-3-phosphate 1-O-acyltransferase PlsY encodes MILLVLVLAFALGSVPFSHLIARLRGVDLRSVGSGNIGATNLARALGYGAGALGLILDAVKGAAAVIVARSLLGDAATPAIQALAALLSVAGHAFTPWLGFRGGKGVATGAGAFAALAPAAILWALLVFVVAVSVGRMVSLASVLAAVALPVSAHFTGAPRPVTAAAGAVAALVIVRHRDNLARLVRGTESRLGMGGGA; translated from the coding sequence ATGATCCTCCTCGTCCTGGTCCTGGCCTTCGCCCTGGGGAGCGTCCCCTTCTCGCACCTGATCGCCAGGCTGCGCGGCGTCGACCTTCGATCGGTCGGCAGCGGCAACATCGGCGCGACGAACCTGGCCCGGGCGCTCGGGTACGGGGCCGGAGCTCTCGGTCTCATCCTGGACGCGGTCAAAGGAGCGGCGGCCGTGATCGTGGCCCGCAGCCTGCTGGGGGACGCAGCGACTCCGGCGATCCAGGCGCTGGCCGCGCTCCTGTCGGTGGCCGGCCACGCGTTCACCCCCTGGCTCGGATTCCGCGGAGGCAAGGGCGTGGCGACCGGAGCGGGGGCGTTCGCAGCCCTCGCCCCCGCGGCGATCCTGTGGGCGCTCCTGGTCTTCGTGGTCGCCGTCTCGGTCGGCCGCATGGTCTCGCTCGCCTCGGTCCTCGCGGCCGTCGCTCTCCCTGTCTCGGCCCACTTCACAGGCGCGCCGCGCCCGGTGACCGCCGCGGCCGGCGCCGTCGCGGCCCTGGTCATCGTGCGGCATCGGGACAATCTGGCGCGGCTCGTCCGGGGGACCGAGAGCCGGCTGGGCATGGGGGGAGGAGCGTGA
- the thpR gene encoding RNA 2',3'-cyclic phosphodiesterase — translation MRLFVAVELPLSLRQRLGAVQDAMRSAPLEVRWVRPEGIHLTLKFLGETEDARLAVIAAALGGAGRDLAPFRLMAGGAVPFPDRGTPRLIWTEIEGDLESVRRLAAAIDRAMASLGFPPEGREFKAHLTLGRVRGRSRGDWRATLQKTGELARGEFEVREYVLFQSLLSPGGSVYTPLQRFPLEARAA, via the coding sequence GTGAGGCTGTTCGTCGCGGTGGAGCTTCCGCTCTCCCTCCGTCAGCGGCTCGGCGCGGTGCAGGACGCGATGCGGTCGGCGCCTCTGGAGGTGCGCTGGGTGCGTCCGGAGGGGATTCACCTGACCCTGAAATTCCTGGGGGAGACCGAGGACGCTCGCCTGGCGGTGATCGCGGCGGCGCTCGGGGGGGCGGGGCGCGACCTCGCCCCCTTCCGGCTGATGGCCGGAGGGGCCGTCCCGTTCCCGGATCGCGGCACGCCGCGACTGATCTGGACCGAGATCGAAGGCGACCTGGAATCGGTGCGGCGCCTCGCGGCGGCGATCGACCGGGCGATGGCGTCGCTCGGTTTTCCGCCGGAGGGACGCGAGTTCAAGGCGCACCTGACGCTGGGACGCGTGCGCGGCCGATCGCGCGGCGACTGGCGCGCGACCCTCCAGAAGACAGGGGAGCTGGCGCGGGGCGAGTTCGAGGTGCGGGAATACGTGCTGTTCCAGAGCCTGCTGTCGCCGGGCGGGTCGGTCTACACGCCGCTGCAGCGGTTCCCCTTGGAGGCCCGAGCGGCATGA
- a CDS encoding competence/damage-inducible protein A — protein sequence MSAPGAELIAVGSELLEPWRTDTNGSYLARVLGERGIAVRFRTVVGDTVDDLEGAFRVALDRSDLIVATGGLGPTIDDLTREAVAQLLGLPLVQDEAILRRIEERFRRHGLPMPPQNRRQAMVPQGAEVLPNRLGTAPGLWIARGAARIVLLPGVPEEMRQITEESVLPRLQGSGERFAHRIIKIAGLAESEVDRRLDEVARAAAPVAWTILASPAQVEIHLRERVPAGGRPKGIERIDRAIAAVLGAHLAARDDDTIEDVTGRLLASRDATLATAESLTGGGIAERVTRIPGASRYFRGGVVAYVDEAKGAVLGVDPETLRERGAVSRETALEMARGARRLFGSTWALSATGYAGPDGGGPDRPVGTTILGLVGPGVETVRELNFPGSRDVIRERSCRSALDMLRRALLEAGP from the coding sequence ATGAGCGCGCCGGGCGCCGAGCTGATCGCGGTCGGCTCGGAGCTCCTCGAGCCCTGGCGCACCGACACCAACGGCTCCTACCTGGCGCGCGTCCTGGGCGAGCGCGGCATCGCGGTGCGCTTCCGCACCGTGGTGGGCGACACGGTGGACGACCTGGAAGGCGCCTTCCGCGTCGCCCTCGACCGATCCGATCTCATCGTCGCGACGGGAGGATTGGGGCCGACCATCGACGATCTGACGCGCGAGGCGGTCGCGCAGCTCCTCGGCCTGCCACTCGTCCAGGACGAGGCCATCCTCCGGCGGATCGAGGAGCGCTTCCGCCGCCACGGCCTGCCGATGCCGCCTCAGAACCGTCGCCAAGCGATGGTGCCGCAGGGGGCCGAAGTCCTGCCGAACCGGCTGGGGACCGCGCCGGGGTTGTGGATCGCCCGCGGGGCGGCGCGCATCGTTCTCCTGCCGGGAGTGCCCGAAGAGATGCGGCAGATCACGGAGGAGTCGGTCCTGCCGCGCCTGCAGGGATCGGGCGAGCGCTTCGCCCACCGTATCATCAAGATCGCCGGGCTGGCCGAGTCGGAGGTCGATCGCCGCCTGGACGAGGTGGCGCGGGCCGCCGCCCCGGTCGCCTGGACCATCCTGGCGTCGCCGGCGCAGGTCGAGATCCACCTGCGCGAGCGTGTGCCCGCAGGAGGGCGGCCGAAGGGAATCGAACGGATCGATCGCGCCATCGCCGCGGTCCTCGGGGCGCACCTCGCCGCGCGGGACGACGACACGATCGAGGACGTCACCGGACGCCTCCTCGCAAGCCGAGACGCCACCCTCGCAACGGCCGAGTCGCTCACCGGCGGCGGCATCGCCGAGCGGGTGACCCGGATCCCCGGGGCTTCCCGCTATTTTCGCGGCGGAGTCGTCGCCTACGTCGACGAGGCCAAGGGGGCGGTCCTCGGCGTGGATCCGGAGACCCTGCGGGAGCGCGGAGCGGTCAGCCGGGAGACCGCGCTGGAGATGGCGCGCGGGGCGCGGCGACTGTTCGGATCGACCTGGGCGCTGTCGGCCACGGGATACGCGGGTCCGGATGGAGGCGGGCCCGATCGCCCGGTGGGCACCACGATCCTGGGCCTGGTCGGCCCCGGCGTCGAGACGGTCCGCGAGCTGAATTTTCCAGGATCCCGCGACGTCATCCGCGAGCGCTCCTGCCGTTCGGCGCTCGACATGCTGCGTCGCGCCCTTCTGGAGGCGGGGCCGTGA
- a CDS encoding lysophospholipid acyltransferase family protein, translating to MFYWFVKAIFFPFAHFYLGMTRDGLEHLPRRGPAIVVSNHASYVDAILLGTASPRPIHFLVLQWMYDLILIRWFYWGMGTIAVSGEGRDSKGIKRALRLLASGRVLGVFPEGSRSSDGTLSEPRLGAAMIAALSGAPVVPAWIDGARDSLPVGDFFPKPARIHVRFGRPLRFEKGRDGGGRDALGVFSRQMLEAIRCLEPSA from the coding sequence ATGTTCTACTGGTTCGTGAAGGCCATCTTCTTCCCGTTCGCGCACTTCTACCTCGGCATGACGCGCGACGGCCTCGAGCACCTGCCGCGCCGCGGGCCGGCGATCGTGGTGTCGAACCACGCCTCCTACGTCGACGCGATCCTCCTCGGCACCGCCTCGCCCCGGCCGATTCATTTCCTCGTCCTGCAATGGATGTACGATCTGATCCTGATACGCTGGTTCTACTGGGGCATGGGGACGATTGCGGTGAGCGGCGAGGGCCGGGACTCCAAGGGAATCAAGAGGGCGCTGCGCCTTCTGGCATCGGGGCGCGTCCTGGGAGTGTTCCCCGAGGGATCGCGGAGCTCCGATGGGACGCTGAGCGAGCCGCGCCTCGGGGCGGCCATGATCGCGGCCCTCTCGGGCGCACCGGTGGTGCCGGCCTGGATCGACGGCGCGCGCGACTCGCTGCCGGTGGGCGACTTCTTCCCGAAGCCGGCGCGCATCCACGTGCGTTTCGGCAGGCCGCTCCGTTTCGAGAAGGGGCGCGACGGGGGTGGCCGGGACGCCCTCGGGGTCTTTTCGCGGCAGATGCTCGAAGCCATCCGATGCCTCGAGCCTTCCGCATGA
- a CDS encoding DUF502 domain-containing protein, with product MIVLPLLVTIWMLRILFNLVHGVSTPFILRILSLMHAPLVDDPAFSGYIAPLIGVVATLLLIVLVGLSAANFLGQRIVREFDRLMLRIPLIKAIYGAARQLLDALGSKNSNFQRVVMIEYPRTGVYTIGFLAKQDTTLVASKKDGAIEGHSLVFLPTTPNPTSGWLAAVPDKDVIPLDMSIEDGIKTIVSGGLVVPPAWERR from the coding sequence GTGATCGTCCTGCCCCTGCTCGTCACCATCTGGATGCTGCGCATCCTGTTCAACCTCGTGCACGGTGTCTCGACCCCGTTCATCCTCAGGATCCTGAGCCTGATGCACGCCCCCCTCGTCGACGATCCGGCGTTCTCCGGCTACATCGCCCCCCTGATCGGTGTCGTGGCCACGCTGCTCCTGATCGTCCTGGTCGGCCTCAGCGCCGCCAATTTCCTCGGGCAGCGCATCGTGAGGGAGTTCGATCGGCTGATGCTGCGCATCCCGCTGATCAAGGCGATCTACGGAGCGGCCCGGCAGCTCCTCGACGCCCTCGGCAGCAAGAACAGCAATTTCCAGAGGGTCGTCATGATCGAGTATCCGAGGACGGGCGTGTACACGATCGGCTTTCTCGCCAAGCAGGACACGACGCTCGTCGCCTCGAAGAAGGACGGAGCGATCGAGGGACACTCGCTGGTGTTCCTGCCGACGACGCCGAATCCGACCTCCGGGTGGCTGGCCGCGGTACCCGACAAGGACGTGATCCCCCTGGATATGTCGATTGAAGACGGGATCAAGACGATCGTCAGCGGCGGCCTCGTGGTGCCCCCCGCCTGGGAGCGGCGCTAA
- the pgsA gene encoding CDP-diacylglycerol--glycerol-3-phosphate 3-phosphatidyltransferase has protein sequence MINLPTWITIIRIFLTPVLVVVLMTRVTAFEPIGLDWQMIGVIVFLLASFTDYLDGWLARRRNEVTTLGILLDPIADKLLTSAAFISLVQIGVTPAWMVWIIIGREFAVDGLRMIASSQGVTIGATIWGKYKTGSQVVAIVLLIFGNKYLGKWDLAGDVAIWVVVALATLSAADYFMQFSRRLGVIGGHVSSGGGHPG, from the coding sequence ATGATCAACCTTCCGACCTGGATCACGATCATCCGGATCTTCCTGACGCCCGTGCTGGTCGTCGTGCTGATGACGCGCGTCACCGCCTTCGAGCCGATCGGCCTCGACTGGCAGATGATCGGCGTCATCGTCTTCCTCCTGGCGTCGTTCACCGACTATCTCGACGGGTGGCTGGCGCGACGGCGCAACGAGGTGACCACCCTCGGCATCCTGCTCGACCCGATCGCCGACAAGCTGCTCACCTCCGCGGCCTTCATTTCGCTGGTGCAGATCGGCGTGACGCCCGCCTGGATGGTCTGGATCATCATCGGGCGCGAGTTCGCCGTCGACGGTTTGCGCATGATCGCGTCCAGCCAGGGGGTCACCATCGGCGCCACCATCTGGGGAAAATACAAGACCGGGTCCCAGGTCGTGGCGATCGTCCTGCTCATCTTCGGGAACAAGTACCTCGGGAAGTGGGACCTGGCCGGCGACGTGGCGATCTGGGTGGTGGTGGCCCTGGCGACCCTTTCGGCCGCCGACTACTTCATGCAGTTCTCGCGGCGCCTGGGGGTCATCGGAGGCCACGTCTCATCCGGGGGAGGGCACCCTGGCTAG
- a CDS encoding phosphoglucomutase/phosphomannomutase family protein produces MILVIRFGTDGWRGIIADEFTFDNVRAVAQAVAAVIRQTDGSGKPVPVGHDVRFLGPRFAEAAASVLEGNGVPTLLPDGPVTTPMVSCQVVASGAPLGVCITASHNPAAWNGFKLKAAFGGSAPPELTARVEALLGRTPPRTAQPPASRQSFLPAYLPRLGAVVDRGVIRRAPLRVVVDSMHGSGGRILEGFLKGGRARIETVRALPDPLFGGTPPEPRPENLGPLRQAVVRGRAHIGIATDGDGDRIGVCDETGRVLSPFQIFSLVALHLIENRKWTGGIARTFANTLVAERIARRFNLPFYDLPVGFKHIAALMRQEDVLIGGEESGGIGVKNFLPERDGILIGLVLLEMLAVSERRLTRAVARVEKEYGRFAYRRVDLPLRVETAQEGVRGIRDDPPARLAGIPVERVDPLDGVKLLLGEAGWILFRASGTEPILRVYCEARSEALVDALIAAGLRRLAIASAPGPAGGLSAGRASRSRSRAGRRR; encoded by the coding sequence ATGATTCTGGTGATTCGCTTCGGGACCGACGGCTGGCGCGGCATCATCGCCGACGAATTCACGTTCGACAACGTGCGCGCCGTGGCGCAGGCCGTTGCCGCCGTCATCCGGCAGACGGACGGCTCGGGGAAGCCGGTGCCGGTGGGCCACGACGTGCGCTTCCTGGGCCCGCGCTTCGCCGAGGCCGCCGCCTCGGTCCTGGAAGGGAACGGCGTCCCGACCCTCCTGCCGGACGGGCCGGTCACCACGCCGATGGTCTCGTGCCAGGTGGTCGCCTCGGGCGCGCCGCTCGGCGTCTGCATCACCGCCAGCCACAACCCGGCGGCCTGGAACGGCTTCAAGCTCAAGGCGGCGTTCGGGGGCAGCGCGCCTCCCGAGCTGACGGCGCGCGTCGAGGCGCTTCTGGGGCGGACCCCGCCGCGCACCGCACAGCCTCCCGCGTCGCGCCAGTCGTTCCTGCCCGCCTACCTGCCGCGCCTCGGGGCCGTGGTCGATCGCGGCGTGATCCGCCGCGCCCCGCTGCGCGTCGTGGTGGACAGCATGCACGGGAGCGGCGGCCGCATCCTCGAAGGATTTCTCAAAGGGGGACGGGCCCGGATCGAGACGGTCCGCGCCCTGCCCGATCCGCTGTTCGGCGGCACGCCGCCCGAGCCGCGTCCCGAAAACCTCGGGCCGCTGCGCCAGGCGGTCGTGCGGGGGCGCGCCCACATCGGGATCGCCACCGATGGCGACGGCGACCGCATCGGCGTGTGCGACGAGACCGGCCGCGTCCTGTCCCCGTTCCAGATTTTCTCCCTCGTGGCGCTGCACCTGATCGAGAACCGGAAATGGACCGGCGGAATCGCCCGCACGTTCGCCAACACCCTGGTCGCGGAGCGCATCGCCCGGCGGTTCAACCTGCCGTTCTACGACCTGCCGGTCGGGTTCAAGCACATCGCCGCCCTGATGCGGCAGGAGGATGTCCTGATCGGCGGCGAGGAGAGCGGCGGCATCGGCGTGAAGAACTTTCTTCCCGAGCGCGACGGCATCCTGATCGGCCTGGTCCTGCTCGAGATGCTCGCCGTCTCGGAGCGCCGCCTGACGCGGGCCGTCGCCCGGGTCGAGAAGGAGTACGGCCGCTTCGCCTATCGCCGGGTCGACCTGCCGCTGCGGGTGGAGACGGCGCAGGAGGGGGTGCGGGGCATCCGGGACGACCCGCCCGCGCGCCTGGCGGGGATTCCGGTCGAGCGCGTCGACCCGCTCGACGGCGTCAAGCTCCTGCTGGGGGAAGCCGGCTGGATCCTGTTCCGGGCCTCGGGCACCGAGCCGATCCTGCGCGTGTACTGCGAGGCGCGCAGCGAGGCCCTCGTCGACGCCCTCATCGCGGCGGGGCTCAGGCGCCTGGCGATCGCGTCCGCCCCCGGCCCGGCCGGCGGGCTCAGCGCAGGCCGCGCGTCGCGGAGTAGATCTCGAGCAGGCCGTCGTCGATGA
- a CDS encoding glycosyltransferase family 39 protein, producing the protein MTASMERASPRAPRSALVVVGLLAVYVLSLQALLRPGGGLRGRYFIRGEGGVEIAVHERIDADLNFPVPQRLDSAYIFHWDMRRHGFPATMPPYSIHWTGLLLVPQPGTYGFSVDVQGEAALQIDGSPLELQPDTLTERSLSAGWHPVAFDYALGQGDARVVLSWRPPGQSVQPIPSRFFAPDPAAVTAASTRRGLGWGLLAAGAALALAGVILGRRERGAVAGLLASLRSERVTLALGAIIVLAALLRFHDHALVPFHHETADEYQHAWEGWSLLHQGVPAAWSMFPDRYPMSDTVDFRWFGDRYVVVRPYFDHPPLFSLIVGLVTSLRQSATYPIPWDFLSGTLPLMRVVPILLSLAGIVLLYRLARSYGVSERAALLGTLVYATLPLIVLAHRLVKAESLLAILFMGAILAAHRHRLSGRMGDAVVAGVLGGLSIWTKATGVAVVGVVLVLLLSARRFRGALLALGLAAGFLALYLVYAWTQDFGIFLKVIQAQSTSKWVGLESLQDLLTGKIVTKYFGRGWYLWLLLCAGLAAFRRERAILMPLALYGTLIALTADHRVIYGWYRIPLYPFLCVAAGTALERMISRGDLYRVFPFAITAVATGALYAWSGEPLLIQSKPAVALFALIALLPFLVRLAFESALTERIARLATWVLLAAFLLTSLIIDDGLLEIYSATRGLR; encoded by the coding sequence GTGACCGCCTCCATGGAGCGGGCCAGCCCGCGCGCACCTCGCTCCGCCCTGGTCGTCGTCGGCCTTCTCGCCGTCTACGTGCTGTCTCTGCAGGCCCTGCTCCGGCCCGGGGGCGGCCTGCGCGGCCGCTACTTCATCCGCGGCGAGGGGGGCGTCGAGATCGCCGTCCACGAGCGCATCGACGCCGATCTGAATTTTCCCGTCCCGCAGCGTCTCGACTCCGCCTACATCTTCCACTGGGACATGCGCAGGCACGGGTTCCCGGCCACGATGCCGCCCTACAGCATTCACTGGACCGGCCTCCTGCTCGTGCCGCAGCCGGGAACGTACGGCTTCTCGGTGGACGTCCAAGGGGAGGCCGCCCTGCAGATCGACGGGTCGCCGCTCGAGCTGCAGCCGGACACCCTGACGGAGAGGTCCCTCTCCGCCGGCTGGCACCCGGTCGCCTTCGACTACGCTCTCGGCCAGGGAGACGCCAGGGTGGTCCTCTCCTGGCGGCCACCGGGGCAATCGGTGCAGCCGATCCCGTCCCGTTTCTTCGCCCCCGATCCCGCGGCGGTCACGGCCGCGTCCACGCGGCGCGGGCTGGGCTGGGGACTGCTGGCGGCGGGCGCGGCGCTGGCGCTCGCCGGCGTGATCCTGGGCCGGCGGGAGCGGGGGGCGGTAGCGGGCCTTCTCGCCTCTCTGCGGAGCGAGCGGGTCACGCTGGCCCTCGGCGCGATCATCGTCCTGGCGGCGCTCCTGCGTTTCCATGACCACGCGCTGGTGCCGTTTCACCACGAGACGGCCGACGAGTACCAGCACGCCTGGGAGGGCTGGTCCCTCCTCCACCAGGGTGTGCCGGCCGCCTGGAGCATGTTCCCGGACCGGTACCCGATGAGCGACACGGTCGATTTCCGCTGGTTCGGCGACCGCTACGTCGTGGTCAGGCCGTATTTCGACCACCCGCCGCTGTTCTCCCTGATCGTCGGCCTCGTGACGTCGCTCAGGCAGAGCGCCACCTACCCCATTCCCTGGGATTTCCTCTCCGGGACGTTGCCACTGATGCGCGTCGTGCCGATCCTCCTGAGCCTCGCCGGGATCGTCCTCCTGTACCGCCTGGCGCGCTCCTACGGGGTGTCGGAGAGGGCCGCGCTCCTCGGGACCCTGGTGTACGCCACCCTGCCGCTCATCGTGCTGGCGCACCGTCTGGTGAAAGCGGAGAGCCTGCTGGCGATCCTCTTCATGGGGGCGATCCTGGCGGCCCACCGCCACCGGCTGAGCGGCCGGATGGGAGACGCCGTCGTCGCGGGCGTCCTGGGGGGATTGTCGATCTGGACCAAGGCGACCGGCGTGGCGGTCGTGGGGGTCGTCCTCGTCCTCCTCCTCTCGGCCCGGCGGTTCCGCGGCGCCCTTCTGGCGCTCGGACTGGCGGCGGGTTTCCTGGCGCTGTATCTCGTGTACGCCTGGACGCAGGACTTCGGCATCTTCCTCAAGGTGATCCAGGCCCAGTCGACGAGCAAGTGGGTCGGCCTGGAGTCGCTCCAGGATCTGCTGACGGGGAAGATCGTCACGAAGTACTTCGGGCGCGGCTGGTACCTGTGGCTGCTTCTGTGCGCGGGGCTGGCCGCCTTCCGCAGGGAGCGCGCCATCCTGATGCCGCTGGCGCTCTACGGCACCCTGATCGCGCTGACCGCCGACCATCGTGTCATCTACGGCTGGTACCGGATCCCGCTCTATCCGTTCCTGTGCGTGGCCGCCGGAACGGCGCTGGAGAGGATGATCAGCCGGGGGGATCTGTACCGGGTGTTTCCGTTCGCCATCACCGCGGTGGCGACCGGGGCGCTGTACGCCTGGTCCGGGGAGCCGCTCCTCATCCAGAGCAAGCCGGCCGTGGCCCTCTTCGCCCTGATCGCCCTGCTGCCGTTCCTCGTCCGGTTGGCCTTCGAGTCGGCCCTCACCGAGAGGATCGCGCGCCTGGCGACCTGGGTCCTCCTGGCGGCGTTCCTCTTGACCAGCTTGATCATCGACGACGGCCTGCTCGAGATCTACTCCGCGACGCGCGGCCTGCGCTGA
- the add gene encoding adenosine deaminase, with protein MSADREGVVDLVRRVPKAEIHLHLEGSVDLETLLEILRSRGEHAGPETRARLAPLYAHRDFPGFLQNFRLVCQEIRRPEDLGLVATGLSRRLQGEGVRYAEVFCSPAVFKRLHGLPALEVMDAVSAAARRREKDGGPRLRFLLDGVRQFGVEGMEENVEWAIACRAHDVIGIGMGGDESSAPTGAFAGPYREARRRGLRTTVHAGEFGGPRSVWEAIEILEVERIGHGVRAVEDPELLRVLARLGVPLECCPTSNVRTGVAPGWERHPIADLVRAGACVTVSSDDPAMFSTTLVGEWEALQARLGLEAEEVLAIGVRTARSTFLPEAEKEVLAAAMLEAAAGGPGAPP; from the coding sequence TTGAGTGCCGATCGCGAGGGCGTGGTCGACCTGGTCCGCCGGGTGCCCAAGGCGGAAATCCATCTGCACCTGGAAGGATCGGTCGACCTGGAGACGCTGCTCGAGATCCTGCGCTCGCGCGGCGAGCACGCCGGGCCGGAAACGCGGGCGCGTCTGGCGCCCCTCTATGCTCACCGCGATTTCCCGGGCTTCCTTCAGAACTTCCGCCTGGTCTGCCAGGAAATCCGCCGCCCCGAGGACCTCGGTCTCGTCGCCACGGGCCTGTCACGACGCCTGCAGGGGGAAGGGGTCCGGTACGCGGAGGTCTTCTGCTCTCCCGCCGTCTTCAAGCGGCTGCACGGCCTCCCGGCGCTCGAGGTCATGGACGCGGTGAGCGCCGCGGCGCGCCGGCGGGAGAAGGACGGCGGGCCCCGCCTGCGTTTTCTGCTCGACGGCGTGCGCCAGTTCGGCGTCGAGGGGATGGAGGAGAACGTCGAGTGGGCGATCGCCTGCCGCGCCCATGACGTCATCGGCATTGGCATGGGCGGCGACGAGTCGTCGGCCCCGACGGGGGCGTTCGCCGGGCCGTACCGCGAAGCCCGGCGCCGCGGGCTGCGCACCACTGTGCACGCGGGGGAGTTCGGCGGCCCGCGATCGGTCTGGGAGGCGATCGAGATCCTGGAGGTGGAGCGGATCGGCCACGGAGTGCGCGCCGTCGAGGACCCCGAGCTCCTCCGCGTGCTCGCCCGCCTCGGGGTCCCGCTGGAATGCTGCCCGACGAGCAACGTGCGCACCGGCGTCGCACCGGGATGGGAGCGGCACCCGATCGCCGACCTTGTGCGCGCGGGGGCGTGCGTGACGGTCAGCAGCGACGATCCGGCGATGTTCTCCACCACGCTCGTGGGGGAATGGGAGGCGCTGCAGGCGCGCCTGGGGCTCGAGGCGGAGGAGGTCCTCGCGATCGGGGTGCGCACCGCTCGCTCGACCTTCCTGCCGGAAGCGGAGAAGGAGGTCCTGGCGGCCGCGATGCTCGAGGCCGCGGCCGGCGGCCCGGGGGCGCCGCCGTGA